One genomic segment of Falco peregrinus isolate bFalPer1 chromosome 7, bFalPer1.pri, whole genome shotgun sequence includes these proteins:
- the WASF1 gene encoding actin-binding protein WASF1 isoform X1 — protein sequence MPLVKRNIDPRHLCHTALPRGIKNELECVTNISLANIIRQLSSLSKYAEDIFGELFNEAHSFSFRVNSLQERVDRLSVSVTQLDPKEEELSLQDITMRKAFRSSTIQDQQLFDRKTLPIPLQETYDICEQPPPLNILTPYRDDGKEGLKFYTNPSYFFDLWKEKMLQDTEDKRKEKRKQKQKNLDRPHEPEKVPRAPHDRRREWQKLAQGPELAEDDANLLHKHIEVANGPASHFESRSQAYVDHMDGSYSLSALPYSQMSELLNRAEERVLVRPHEPPPPPPMHGAGDVKPVPPCVSSTTGLVENRPQSPATGRTPVFVSPAPPPPPPPPLPSALSTSSLRAAMTSTPPPPVPPPPPPPTAALQAPAVPPPPAPLQIAPGVLHPAPPPIAPPLAQPSPPVTRAAQVCEAVPVHPVPPQAEVQGLPPPPPPPPLPPPGIRPSSPVTVAALSHPPSVLHPPPTTVVPGPHAPLMPPSPPSQVIPAPEPKRHPSTLPVISDARSVLLEAIRKGIQLRKVEEQREQEAKHERIENDVATILSRRIAVEYSDSEDDSEFDEVDWLE from the exons ATGCCACTGGTAAAAAGGAACATAGACCCCAGGCACCTGTGCCACACAGCTCTGCCGCGAGGTATCAAGAATGAATTGGAATGTGTCACCAATATCTCCTTGGCAAATATAATCAGACAACTGAGTAGCCTAA gtAAATATGCTGAAGATATATTTGGTGAACTTTTCAATGAAGCACACAGTTTCTCATTTAGAGTCAACTCCTTACAGGAACGTGTAGATCGCTTATCTGTCAGTGTTACACAACTCGATCCAAAGGAAGAAGAAT TGTCACTGCAGGACATTACAATGAGGAAAGCTTTCCGGAGTTCCACAATTCAAGATCAACAGCTATTTGACCGCAAAACTCTGCCTATTCCTTTGCAAGAAACTTATGATATTTGTGAACAGCCTCCTCCGCTTAACATTCTCACGCCTTACAG GGATGATGGAAAAGAGGGTCTGAAGTTTTATACCAATCCTTCATACTTCTTTGatctgtggaaggaaaaaatgctgcagGACACCgaggacaaaagaaaagagaagaggaagcagaag CAGAAAAATCTAGATCGCCCTCATGAACCAGAAAAAGTGCCAAGGGCACCTCATGACAGACGGAGAGAGTGGCAGAAGTTAGCCCAAGGTCCAGAGCTCGCAGAAGATGATGCTAACCTCTTACATAAGCACATTGAAGTTGCTAATGGCCCAGCTTCACATTTTGAATCAAg ATCTCAAGCATATGTGGACCATATGGATGGATCATACTCACTTTCTGCATTACCCTATAGCCAGATGTCTGAGCTTCTGAACAGAGCCGAGGAGCGAGTGTTGGTCAGACCACATGAACCACCACCGCCACCTCCAATGCATGGAGCAGGAGATGTGAAACCTGTGCCTCCTTGTGTTAG TTCTACTACTGGCTTGGTAGAAAATCGTCCTCAGTCACCAGCAACAGGCAGAACACCAGTGTTTGTGAgccccgctcctcctcctccaccaccaccacctcttccATCTGCCTTGTCAACTTCATCATTAAGAGCTGCAATGACttccaccccaccacccccagtcccacctccaccaccccctcctacagctgctctgcaagccccagctgtgccaccTCCACCAGCTCCTCTCCAGATAGCTCCTGGAGTCCTACATCCAGCTCCACCTCCAATTGCTCCTCCCCTAGCACAACCCTCACCCCCTGTCACTAGAGCTGCCCAAGTGTGTGAAGCTGTACCTGTTCACCCCGTTCCTCCACAAGCTGAAGTACAGGGACTtcctccaccacccccacctcctcccttgCCACCTCCTGGCATTCGACCCTCCTCTCCTGTCACAGTTGCAGCCCTTTCTCACCCTCCTTCTGTTCTGCACCCTCCTCCCACAACCGTTGTCCCTGGCCCTCATGCCCCGCTGATGCCTCCATCTCCACCATCCCAAGTGATTCCTGCTCCTGAACCCAAACGCCATCCTTCAACTCTTCCTGTAATCAGTGATGCTAGAAGCGTTCTGCTGGAAGCAATACGGAAAG GTATTCAGCTACGCAAGGTTGAAGAGCAACGTGAACAAGAAGCTAAACACGAGCGTATTGAGAATGATGTTGCTACTATACTTTCTCGTCGCATTGCTGTCGAATATAGCGACTCAGAAGATGATTCAGAATTTGATGAAGTGGATTGGTTAGAGTAA
- the WASF1 gene encoding actin-binding protein WASF1 isoform X2, producing MPLVKRNIDPRHLCHTALPRGIKNELECVTNISLANIIRQLSSLSKYAEDIFGELFNEAHSFSFRVNSLQERVDRLSVSVTQLDPKEEELSLQDITMRKAFRSSTIQDQQLFDRKTLPIPLQETYDICEQPPPLNILTPYRDDGKEGLKFYTNPSYFFDLWKEKMLQDTEDKRKEKRKQKKNLDRPHEPEKVPRAPHDRRREWQKLAQGPELAEDDANLLHKHIEVANGPASHFESRSQAYVDHMDGSYSLSALPYSQMSELLNRAEERVLVRPHEPPPPPPMHGAGDVKPVPPCVSSTTGLVENRPQSPATGRTPVFVSPAPPPPPPPPLPSALSTSSLRAAMTSTPPPPVPPPPPPPTAALQAPAVPPPPAPLQIAPGVLHPAPPPIAPPLAQPSPPVTRAAQVCEAVPVHPVPPQAEVQGLPPPPPPPPLPPPGIRPSSPVTVAALSHPPSVLHPPPTTVVPGPHAPLMPPSPPSQVIPAPEPKRHPSTLPVISDARSVLLEAIRKGIQLRKVEEQREQEAKHERIENDVATILSRRIAVEYSDSEDDSEFDEVDWLE from the exons ATGCCACTGGTAAAAAGGAACATAGACCCCAGGCACCTGTGCCACACAGCTCTGCCGCGAGGTATCAAGAATGAATTGGAATGTGTCACCAATATCTCCTTGGCAAATATAATCAGACAACTGAGTAGCCTAA gtAAATATGCTGAAGATATATTTGGTGAACTTTTCAATGAAGCACACAGTTTCTCATTTAGAGTCAACTCCTTACAGGAACGTGTAGATCGCTTATCTGTCAGTGTTACACAACTCGATCCAAAGGAAGAAGAAT TGTCACTGCAGGACATTACAATGAGGAAAGCTTTCCGGAGTTCCACAATTCAAGATCAACAGCTATTTGACCGCAAAACTCTGCCTATTCCTTTGCAAGAAACTTATGATATTTGTGAACAGCCTCCTCCGCTTAACATTCTCACGCCTTACAG GGATGATGGAAAAGAGGGTCTGAAGTTTTATACCAATCCTTCATACTTCTTTGatctgtggaaggaaaaaatgctgcagGACACCgaggacaaaagaaaagagaagaggaagcagaag AAAAATCTAGATCGCCCTCATGAACCAGAAAAAGTGCCAAGGGCACCTCATGACAGACGGAGAGAGTGGCAGAAGTTAGCCCAAGGTCCAGAGCTCGCAGAAGATGATGCTAACCTCTTACATAAGCACATTGAAGTTGCTAATGGCCCAGCTTCACATTTTGAATCAAg ATCTCAAGCATATGTGGACCATATGGATGGATCATACTCACTTTCTGCATTACCCTATAGCCAGATGTCTGAGCTTCTGAACAGAGCCGAGGAGCGAGTGTTGGTCAGACCACATGAACCACCACCGCCACCTCCAATGCATGGAGCAGGAGATGTGAAACCTGTGCCTCCTTGTGTTAG TTCTACTACTGGCTTGGTAGAAAATCGTCCTCAGTCACCAGCAACAGGCAGAACACCAGTGTTTGTGAgccccgctcctcctcctccaccaccaccacctcttccATCTGCCTTGTCAACTTCATCATTAAGAGCTGCAATGACttccaccccaccacccccagtcccacctccaccaccccctcctacagctgctctgcaagccccagctgtgccaccTCCACCAGCTCCTCTCCAGATAGCTCCTGGAGTCCTACATCCAGCTCCACCTCCAATTGCTCCTCCCCTAGCACAACCCTCACCCCCTGTCACTAGAGCTGCCCAAGTGTGTGAAGCTGTACCTGTTCACCCCGTTCCTCCACAAGCTGAAGTACAGGGACTtcctccaccacccccacctcctcccttgCCACCTCCTGGCATTCGACCCTCCTCTCCTGTCACAGTTGCAGCCCTTTCTCACCCTCCTTCTGTTCTGCACCCTCCTCCCACAACCGTTGTCCCTGGCCCTCATGCCCCGCTGATGCCTCCATCTCCACCATCCCAAGTGATTCCTGCTCCTGAACCCAAACGCCATCCTTCAACTCTTCCTGTAATCAGTGATGCTAGAAGCGTTCTGCTGGAAGCAATACGGAAAG GTATTCAGCTACGCAAGGTTGAAGAGCAACGTGAACAAGAAGCTAAACACGAGCGTATTGAGAATGATGTTGCTACTATACTTTCTCGTCGCATTGCTGTCGAATATAGCGACTCAGAAGATGATTCAGAATTTGATGAAGTGGATTGGTTAGAGTAA